One window of the Triticum dicoccoides isolate Atlit2015 ecotype Zavitan chromosome 3B, WEW_v2.0, whole genome shotgun sequence genome contains the following:
- the LOC119280444 gene encoding uncharacterized protein LOC119280444, with translation MTRRCPWKKRSTPPAAVPASRRPASFVRGEHEFRIVGYNARAALANNAHYSILSGAFEVGSHNWALDCSFDDDGHLASIALLLLTAYITDDAVVAKASLKIEDPLGRWPAAVWESDEAYTFHVWSGNSWQLSQAGRSWTLPVPEAFRGHESRYVQDDHLTILCTVEVLRAEEEESAIAEDMQKLLFLLSEPKSTTPTCMLPDVTFVVEQAEIQAHRLVLAMRSPVFAAELLGDMREGTTRHVMVEDMSASTFRAMLRFIYTDELPIKGKTTNERGCKQKCAARRRVDKALDLLVAADRYDLEKLRLMCEKILSESIDTASVIPTLMAVHGRHSCRQLEASCIEYLASDANVYANVKATEEYKELEDSCCSFLANVMDEVATCKLADNHAGTSLCRPEQRTVSMYNTSEVAHSIHELRIPNFKSLHTSHGVKQRFSSDTFQTGGHDWKLEASVKEGRISVFTELLTDPGTASVRVSLCFMMDDPGGNSPLIMWQAEENFNSEGDSCGFSCLISQEDDVSVYADDGSLTIRCDFVLTNKLCTVTSATSAGVEDMTLAPPPNIVSHLEQLLVSEKGADVMFLVENREIHAHSLIIATRSPALYTMIVAMNQKEEYIIPVWGMRVEVFKAVLRFIYTDELPPFEEIALAAGHGVTTIAQDMLVAASRFHLDRMKDKCETMVGECVSERNVVIMLRLACRHNCKKLEGYCMKFN, from the coding sequence ATGACCCGCCGTTGCCCATGGAAGAAGCGGTCTACCCCGCCGGCCGCCGTTCCGGCGTCACGCAGGCCGGCCTCGTTTGTCCGAGGCGAGCATGAGTTCCGCATCGTCGGCTACAACGCACGCGCGGCGCTGGCCAACAATGCCCACTACTCCATCCTCTCCGGCGCCTTCGAGGTCGGCAGCCACAACTGGGCTCTAGACTGCAGCTTCGATGACGACGGGCACCTCGCCTCTATCGCCCTCCTGCTGCTCACCGCCTACATCACCGACGACGCCGTCGTCGCCAAGGCCAGCCTGAAGATCGAGGACCCGCTTGGCCGGTGGCCCGCCGCCGTGTGGGAGAGCGACGAAGCCTACACCTTCCACGTCTGGTCCGGCAACAGCTGGCAGCTGTCTCAGGCCGGCAGGAGCTGGACGTTGCCGGTGCCAGAGGCATTCCGTGGCCATGAGAGCCGCTACGTGCAAGACGACCACCTCACCATCCTCTGCACTGTCGAGGTCCtccgggcggaggaggaggagtctgCTATCGCCGAGGATATGCAAAAGCTTCTTTTCCTCTTGTCAGAGCCAAAGAGTACAACACCTACATGCATGCTGCCGGACGTGACGTTCGTCGTGGAGCAGGCCGAGATCCAGGCGCACAGGCTCGTCCTAGCCATGCGGTCACCCGTGTTCGCAGCCGAGCTCCTTGGTGACATGAGAGAGGGTACCACCCGTCACGTCATGGTCGAGGACATGAGCGCCTCAACTTTCAGGGCCATGCTCCGCTTCATCTACACCGACGAGCTGCCCATTAAAGGAAAGACAACTAACGAACGTGGTTGCAAACAAAAATGTGCCGCAAGGCGTCGTGTGGACAAGGCGCTTGATCTGCTCGTTGCGGCGGATCGCTATGACCTAGAGAAGCTGAGGCTCATGTGCGAGAAGATATTGTCCGAAAGCATAGACACCGCGTCTGTCATCCCAACGTTGATGGCAGTGCACGGCCGACATAGTTGCCGTCAGTTGGAGGCCTCTTGCATTGAGTACTTGGCGTCTGATGCCAACGTGTATGCCAATGTCAAGGCGACAGAGGAGTACAAGGAGCTAGAGGACAGCTGTTGTTCGTTCCTAGCCAATGTCATGGACGAAGTAGCCACATGTAAATTAGCGGACAACCACGCCGGCACCAGCCTCTGCCGGCCGGAGCAACGGACTGTGTCGATGTATAACACGTCGGAGGTGGCTCACAGTATACACGAGTTGAGGATCCCAAACTTTAAGAGTCTGCATACGAGCCATGGTGTTAAACAAAGATTCAGTTCCGACACTTTCCAGACAGGAGGCCATGACTGGAAGTTGGAGGCATCAGTGAAGGAAGGGAGAATTTCCGTGTTCACCGAATTGTTGACCGATCCAGGAACGGCTAGTGTTAGGGTGTCCTTATGTTTCATGATGGATGACCCTGGTGGCAACTCGCCCCTCATCATGTGGCAAGCTGAAGAAAACTTCAACTCAGAAGGTGATTCTTGTGGGTTTTCGTGTTTGATCAGCCAGGAAGATGATGTGTCAGTATACGCTGATGATGGCTCTCTAACCATTCGCTGCGACTTTGTATTGACCAACAAGTTGTGCACTGTTACGAGTGCCACTTCAGCCGGTGTCGAAGACATGACTCTTGCGCCACCACCCAACATTGTGTCTCATCTTGAGCAGCTCCTGGTGAGCGAGAAGGGTGCAGATGTGATGTTTCTAGTTGAAAACAGAGAGATTCACGCACACAGCCTCATCATCGCCACACGGTCCCCGGCCCTATACACGATGATTGTGGCCATGAACCAGAAGGAGGAGTACATCATACCGGTCTGGGGTATGagggttgaagtcttcaaggcggtGCTTCGCTTCATCTACACCGACGAGCTGCCTCCCTTTGAAGAAATAGCCCTTGCTGCGGGGCATGGTGTGACGACTATTGCCCAAGACATGCTGGTTGCCGCGTCTCGCTTCCATCTGGACAGGATGAAGGACAAGTGTGAGACCATGGTTGGTGAGTGCGTCTCAGAACGGAACGTGGTGATCATGCTCAGACTAGCGTGCCGTCACAACTGCAAGAAGCTCGAGGGTTACTGCATGAAGTTCAACTGA